A part of Helicobacter himalayensis genomic DNA contains:
- the waaA gene encoding lipid IV(A) 3-deoxy-D-manno-octulosonic acid transferase produces the protein MRFPLGYYLACLFVYILCLPLLALFTLRAKHKASLPHRFFGLNLGLRFKPHFWFHACSFGEIKSLEPIINALLASSPNSKFLISTITHTGFNEAIRLFGSLHSKRVEVKFLPFEIFLPLWNKYLSELKSLVVTEAELWRMLFFIVKKNGAKTFLLNARISDKSFASYTRFKHFYGQIFRLIDVILAQSQKDKKRLESLGARNVSVFGNLKMLNPPKVSVAYKKPNKLVVLGASTHRGEEELILRAFLQFQKLKPDSLLLLAPRHPERFVEVCQILQKNNLTFERLSDLLRHANAHGEEQSAIAFSKNIIVLDKLGELINAYAISDIVILGGAFAKVGGHNPLEPAFFQTKLISGKHIFNQQALFSCVQNAVIIESSELAHTLLNADSLLPSKVAFRPNALRELIVLIS, from the coding sequence ATGCGCTTTCCGCTTGGTTATTATCTTGCGTGCCTTTTTGTGTATATTCTTTGTTTGCCGCTCTTAGCGCTTTTCACCCTGCGCGCAAAGCATAAAGCATCATTGCCACATCGCTTTTTTGGTCTAAATCTTGGGCTTAGATTTAAGCCACATTTTTGGTTTCACGCCTGCTCTTTTGGTGAAATCAAATCTTTAGAACCCATCATCAACGCACTTTTAGCAAGCTCGCCTAACTCAAAGTTTCTTATTTCCACTATCACACACACCGGATTTAACGAGGCTATAAGGCTTTTTGGTTCTTTGCATTCAAAGCGCGTGGAGGTGAAATTTTTGCCTTTTGAGATTTTTTTGCCCCTTTGGAACAAATATCTTAGCGAGCTTAAAAGCCTTGTGGTGACGGAAGCCGAGCTTTGGCGTATGCTTTTTTTTATCGTTAAAAAAAATGGCGCAAAAACCTTTCTCTTAAATGCGCGCATTTCTGATAAATCTTTTGCGAGCTACACGCGCTTTAAGCACTTTTATGGGCAGATTTTTAGACTCATTGATGTGATTTTGGCTCAAAGTCAAAAAGACAAAAAACGCCTAGAATCTCTTGGTGCGCGTAATGTCAGCGTTTTTGGGAATCTAAAAATGCTAAATCCCCCAAAGGTAAGTGTCGCGTATAAAAAGCCAAATAAACTTGTAGTGCTTGGCGCAAGCACGCACAGGGGTGAAGAAGAGCTTATTTTACGCGCTTTTTTACAATTCCAAAAACTTAAGCCAGATTCTTTGCTTTTGCTTGCTCCGCGTCATCCCGAGCGTTTTGTTGAAGTGTGCCAAATCCTGCAAAAAAATAACCTTACCTTTGAGCGCTTAAGCGACCTCTTGCGTCACGCAAATGCGCATGGTGAGGAGCAAAGCGCGATTGCTTTTAGTAAAAATATTATCGTGCTTGATAAATTAGGCGAGCTTATAAACGCGTATGCGATTAGTGATATTGTGATTTTAGGCGGTGCATTTGCAAAAGTTGGTGGGCATAATCCGCTTGAGCCGGCGTTTTTCCAAACAAAGCTTATTTCAGGCAAGCATATTTTCAATCAGCAAGCACTATTTTCTTGCGTGCAAAATGCCGTTATTATAGAATCTAGCGAACTTGCCCACACGCTTTTAAACGCAGATTCTCTACTTCCTTCAAAAGTCGCTTTTCGCCCAAATGCGCTTAGGGAACTTATCGTGCTCATTAGCTAA
- a CDS encoding biopolymer transporter ExbD, which translates to MKKIDSLNLIPFIDIMLVLLVIVLVSASFVQHSKIQVEIPTLEEQKQGATSGESKEKIITIDKEGNYYFEDSQISLESLKNELSRLPKDTQIIIQGDKASELEFFLELSTTLQAFGLSDIYVIMQKAHE; encoded by the coding sequence ATGAAAAAAATAGATTCTCTAAATCTTATTCCATTTATTGATATTATGCTTGTGTTGCTTGTCATCGTGCTTGTGAGCGCGAGCTTTGTGCAGCATTCTAAGATTCAAGTGGAAATCCCGACATTAGAGGAGCAAAAGCAGGGTGCGACTTCAGGTGAGAGCAAAGAAAAAATTATCACCATCGACAAAGAGGGCAATTACTATTTTGAAGATTCTCAAATCAGCCTAGAATCTCTTAAAAATGAGCTTTCACGCCTTCCAAAAGACACGCAAATCATCATTCAAGGCGATAAAGCAAGCGAGCTAGAATTTTTCTTAGAGCTTTCCACGACTTTACAAGCCTTTGGGTTAAGTGATATTTATGTGATTATGCAAAAAGCCCACGAGTAG
- the exbB gene encoding TonB-system energizer ExbB — MKEAVDYGVLGFLLFLSIVAVGVAIERFWFFKKVRVEDYKDKRLLELDLHKRLTLIATIGSNAPYIGLLGTVFGIMVTFVEIGNNTLIDTQSIMLGLSLALKATASGLIVAIPSIVCYNHLLRKTEILLTQWDIAHIPPSAPNTRAKYDI; from the coding sequence ATGAAAGAAGCTGTTGATTACGGTGTGTTAGGCTTTTTACTCTTTTTGAGCATTGTGGCTGTGGGCGTGGCGATTGAGCGATTTTGGTTTTTTAAAAAAGTGCGCGTGGAGGATTACAAAGATAAAAGGCTGCTTGAGCTAGATTTACACAAGCGCCTTACACTCATTGCGACCATTGGTTCAAATGCACCTTATATCGGGCTTCTTGGGACGGTTTTTGGCATTATGGTGACTTTTGTGGAAATTGGCAATAACACGCTTATTGACACGCAAAGCATTATGTTAGGGCTTTCTTTAGCGCTTAAAGCTACCGCTAGTGGGCTTATTGTGGCGATTCCCTCTATCGTGTGTTACAATCATCTTTTGCGAAAAACAGAGATTTTGCTCACACAATGGGATATTGCCCATATTCCGCCATCTGCGCCAAATACACGCGCAAAATACGACATTTGA